The Cheilinus undulatus linkage group 21, ASM1832078v1, whole genome shotgun sequence region ACAGCTGATCTTGCAGGATAAACCTTGGTTGCCGTGAGTaaatagattttaaattttaaaaacctgCTTCAGACTTTTGTGTTCTTCTCAAACAGTGTATAGCAATGCGCAAGTCAATTACTTAAAAACAATATGCATATATTGTATTATACAACAGCTCGTTCCAGCAAAGGAATCTGGTTGGACAAGAGGTGTTCATTCAAGATCTGATAAAGAGTACAGCATCATGAGGTTATACAGTTAATAAACACTGAAGTAGACAGTATTCGGCCAAACTGACACATTATAACAGGCATTTCATGATAATggtaaaaaacatacaaatagaTATTAGATTTCTGTGGTACAGAATCACAGCGGTGCTGAAATCCAGtccatctttctctctcatGTCCCATTACTTGACTAATGTACTGTCAAACATAACAGTTAACCAAGGTCCCATTATCCCCATGCAATGCCTTTTTGATCACCACAAGCTGACTTTGTTGATTTATTTGTCTGTCTTCATCAGTCTATCGTTGGAGTGGCAGGCGGTGCCACCAGAGCTGCTCTGACTGTTCATCAGGCCCGCAGAGACAACATGGCCGACATCTCGGCCAAAGATGGCAGTCAGGTACAAATCAATTTAATTCAGATGATTTCTTTTAAGGCTGTgagtttcatatttttgtttaaatttcacAGGAGACTTTAGTGAATCTGGCAGGCCTGCTGGTCAGTTTGATACTCATTCCTCTCGTCACTGATAACCCAGTGTAAGTACTGTGATATACAGAGCTGTGAGAAAGTGTTTGCCCCctcctgttttttaaatgcatatttgtctcacttaaatgtttcacagCAAAAGAATATTATACCAACAATCAAACaaggtggtggtagtgtgatggtctgtgGCTGCTTTGCTACTTCAGGACCTGAACAGGTAGTCGTAATTGTTGGAAACCTGAATtttgctctctaccagaaaatcctttAGAAGAAGAATGTCCGGCagtcagtttgtgacctcaagcttaagtgcacttgggttatgaagcaggacaatgatccaaacacaccagcatgtccacctctgaatgtcaaaaaatacaaaatgaagttTTTGGAGTGGCCTAATCAAAGTTTGCTCTCAATCCTAttaagatgctgtggcatgaccttaaacaggcagttcatgctcaaaaaccctccagtgttgctaaaataaagaattatgcgaagaagagtgggacaaaattcctccacataAATGTGAAAGGCTCATTGCCTATTATCGCAAAcacttgcttgcagttgttgcttcCAAGGATGGCAAAACCAGTAGTTAGGTTTAGAGGGCTATTACTTTTTCCTCATAGGGccagtttggatgtttttttcaccTAATAagtgaaatcatcatttataaaCTAATGATCTGAcatatttaagtgtgacaaatatgcaaaaaataaagaaatcaggAGGGGGAAATACCTTTTCAAAGCTCTGTAGAAGATTACTCAGAAATAAATGTGAAGagtgtttttttacattatctGCCCCTCATTCTCCTTCtgtctttctcctctctctcagaCTGACACTCAGCCTCTTCTTCCTTTTCACCGTCCTCCATCTCTTTGCCAACTACAAGGCTGTGAGGTCGGTTGTCATGGAAACCTTCAACGAGGCGCGGCTTTCGATCGTTCTGCAGCAGTACCTGAAAGACAAACAGATACTGAGTCCGTTAGAAGCCAATCAGAGAGAACCAGTTTTCTTTGGTATgagtcatgtttttttctggttttttttctgttgcaataggaacacatttttgctgcagcAATGATATGTTAATTCTTGCATTTAATGACATTTATTCtcctgtttttcatcagagcttaaaaaaacaatgccTGTCAGACTCGGAGTGAGGCTACAGGATGTTCTACAAAAGTAACTACACTTCCCTGTTTTtctaatttgaaaaatatgtgaAGACACAATACACAAATTGACCAGTTTAATAtaattttgctgattttttagCCCAGAGGAACTTAATTTGGCTTTGAAGGAGAACAGCATGCCTTACATGTTAGGAGTAAAAAATGGTATGCCATCTCTCTtctcaaacaaaaactgacattacGATGCTTGTGAAATACTTTGACAcgtttttaactaatttttaacTAATCTGTCCTCCCCTcaggttgtgtttgtgtttgtttgggACCAGGAGCATCAGTACATGACGAAATCCGAGCAATGTGCCAAGCTGTTTGGCTTAGCAGCAAGTTGAGCAGTTCACCAGAAACCCCGACACAAACGCGGTTAGGTGAGTTTTTACTTTTCCTTTGAAGTCACTTCAAATAGGAGCTACagtgtatggacaaaagtatttggccacacctgttagttATTAAtctcaggtgtttcaatcagacctgttgccacaggcgtataaaatcaagcacctagccatgtcTCCTATTAAAGtatatgcatttaaatacaaTGCCCTTATGGTCACTGTTGGTGTCATGGTCAGTCAACCAGATACTTACTCAGTATTTTTCTTccattaatctttttttttaaaggtcactgGGAACTTGTGCACAAGAGTTACAAGCAGATGGACACAATTTTTGGTCCATTTCTCAAAGGTAAACactcaaacaaacttttttgaACCACAAATCAACATCTTATCatgttcttaaaaaaacatgaatattatTTGTAACCATAACAGTCTTTGTTTACGATTTCCAGGAGTGGAAGCTGCGGGATGGGACACAAAGAGAACTCTGTTAGACTGGGATGAGTGGAGAGTTGAGTGGAAAACAAAAAGCAACTGAGCTGAAATGCCTGCAGCCATTTCAAACTGTTAATATTCCCTTTtacaatgttttgatttttaataaagATCAGTATTTTCTTGAAATTCTTGTTTTAATCATTCTGTGCCATAAAAATAGCAGAACTTATATATGTTTTATATACtctattatttctttaaaagacGAATATATTCAAGCTGTAGGTTTAGTTAGAAAGTTATTAATTGAATATtctttcatgtgtgttttttgatTAGTTTACTGTCATCTTTATTAGACGCACCCATTTAAGACGTTTACCTGTTTGGCACATATGACAATAACACTTTCTTCAGTCCGCGAGATGGCGGTGTGGCACATTTGTGTTCAATCAACACGACACGAAGAAGAACGAACGGCGTCAGCAAGAGAAATGTTTAGTCAAGCTGTCAAGATTATAATGACTACCAGCGGAAATGACCATCCCATGTCGGTGAAAACAACGCACAAATGCCTTGGAACATACGTTTTCTTTTTCAGAATCAAGTATTAAGACAATTCACGCCCAATTTGTCTCGATTCAAAAACGAATAACACCATTGTATCTGTTAATATTCGTCAGGCGTAAATCCAGACAcaatgaatgttttattttgaaaagtcagACCGGACATAGAAGTGGTGGTCGCGTGTATTTGTCTAAAACAACTCTAGTTACAAATTCACTCTATTTGACCGCAAGTTTTATGAAACTGTGTACAAAATGGGGAGATATAAATGTGCATACAACTGCGAAAACTCCAACGATTCAGATATGAAGTATTTTAAGTAAGTACTGCCACTTCTAATCTAAAAAAGCAGGACAAAGCTTGCATTATAATGCTATTCAGGCTAACTTGGCTAACGTAAACATTAGCATTACAGACACTTTATCTGAACGTATTCATGTTGAATACTTACAGAAGTTTTGGCACAAGGCAACACGTTTATAGAGTTtgataaaataagtaaaattgGATATATTCAAATAGCATGTAAATGAAGTTTAACCCCGAAGAAGTG contains the following coding sequences:
- the rusf1 gene encoding RUS1 family protein C16orf58 homolog, whose product is MDKETGVVVATERYGSAESWKYFANDGVMERRRDGKKGEKRGNSVVGIFKSVFLPQGYPESVSADYLQYQLWDTVQAFSSSLSGTLATQASLKGVGVGNQEATVAAATVTWLLRDGTGMLGRILFAWQKGNKLDSEAKKWRLFADVLNDIAMFMEILAPFFPAFFTLIVCTAGIFKSIVGVAGGATRAALTVHQARRDNMADISAKDGSQETLVNLAGLLVSLILIPLVTDNPVLTLSLFFLFTVLHLFANYKAVRSVVMETFNEARLSIVLQQYLKDKQILSPLEANQREPVFFELKKTMPVRLGVRLQDVLQNPEELNLALKENSMPYMLGVKNGCVCVCLGPGASVHDEIRAMCQAVWLSSKLSSSPETPTQTRLGHWELVHKSYKQMDTIFGPFLKGVEAAGWDTKRTLLDWDEWRVEWKTKSN